One Sparus aurata chromosome 5, fSpaAur1.1, whole genome shotgun sequence genomic window carries:
- the LOC115581119 gene encoding protein limb expression 1, which translates to MKMSRVQMEESIMSYLSQSETDTSHNDLNVVAMLHNFWEQRQMSQSNGSISVSGDGVSVGDVQTESLLLYESAPSPGPPYICYVTLPGGSCFGNYKVCGTQAEARRDAARVALMNSLVNELPCRRISAQFITQSLQQAETDSAESVSVEDACDSSTSIGTYSLLLHSYMGRTMLEFQEMMTIFQLLHWNGTLKALRERQCSRQSVITYYSQRGLDEYMRSSLALDWLGREQRSPGRLAEELQVAQRELVLARRRGVELRFYKEKTEIISLALSQAYIHHTPEAFSQAQSHTYKQELLPLHPLYSQDTKVQITPPCSPSPSLHKNTKQTVCQTSGKHTPSNSPSSCSQETFVPINNFE; encoded by the exons ATGAAGATGAGTAGAGTGCAAATGGAGGAGAGCATCATGTCATACCTGTCACAAAGTGAGACTGACACCAGCCACAACGACT TGAATGTCGTGGCCATGCTCCACAACTTCTGGGAGCAGAGGCAGATGAGCCAGTCAAACGGCTCCATCAGTGTATCTGGTGATGGTGTTTCTGTTGGGGACGTCCAGACAGAGAGCCTGCTGCTATACGAGTCTGCACCATCTCCTGGTCCCCCATACATCTGCTACGTCACCCTGCCTGGAGGAAGCTGCTTTGGCAACTACAAG GTGTGTGGCACTCAGGCAGAGGCGCGGAGGGACGCAGCCCGCGTGGCTCTGATGAACTCACTTGTGAACGAGCTGCCATGTCGACGCATCAGCGCTCAGTTCATCACTCAGAGCTTGCAGCAGGCCGAAACAGACAGTGCTGAGAGT GTCTCTGTTGAAGACGCATGTGATTCGAGCACCAGTATAGGAACCTACAGTCTGCTGCTCCACTCCTACATGGGAAGGACCATGCTGGAGTTCCAG GAGATGATGACCATTTTTCAGCTGTTGCACTGGAATGGGACACTGAAGGCTCTGAGGGAGAGGCAGTGCTCTCGACAG AGTGTGATTACCTATTACTCTCAGCGAGGACTTGATGAGTACATGCGCAGCAGCTTAGCTCTGGACTGGCTCGGCCGTGAGCAAAGGTCACCGGGACGACTCGcggaggagctgcaggtggCGCAGAGGGAGCTGGTGTTGGCCCGGCGTCGAGGCGTAGAGCTGCGCTTCTACAAGGAAAAGACGGAGATCATCAGCCTGGCTCTGAGTCAAGCATACATTCACCACACACCCGAGGCCTTCAGCCAGGCGCAGAGTCACACATACAAGCAAGAACTACTTCCTTTACACCCATTATACAGCCAGGACACCAAAGTCCAGATAACCCCACCATGCAGTCCTTCACCAAGCctccataaaaacacaaaacaaacagtctgTCAAACGTCTGGAAAACACACGCCCTCCAACAGTCCTTCTTCATGCTCACAGGAGACCTTTGTGCCTATAAATAACTTTGAATAG